A portion of the Desulfomonilia bacterium genome contains these proteins:
- a CDS encoding GNVR domain-containing protein — translation MNEQEKKINLEDILDALQKKWYWVTIPFLFFTFLGLWLYLVLPKEYESSTLIFIEPQEIPSNYVVATVTSAVEERVKTLSLEVVSRSNLEQIINEMKLYPKERARGVPMEILVNALRKKINVNVASSEGARVSSFIITFSWFDPETAADVTNRLASLIIDSNTKIRASKASETTVFLEKQLEELKVSLEDYEKQLQAFKSTHMGQLPEQVQTNTATLLNLQSNLDTIQRSLTDARNRKINLEGQLSLLETSKPGSTSSQRDQKIAELKEKLEDLKSNYTAEHPEIIKLTDQIRELESKKEGSSSEFSNPRATELRIQLRATNNEIAGLERDAGRVNAKINQYQGRLENAPKMEQELSILMRDYQITKDNYQKQLDRLLEAKRAENMEKRQQGEQFRILDFAKPSQSPTKPDLIKIMLICIAIGLGAGAGVILLIEMQDSSIKSISQLESLENGITCISAIPLSLTGEDKKMQKRKTFVFIGINIALVILGIIAVAASWVLHITINKPMGM, via the coding sequence TTGAACGAGCAGGAAAAAAAGATCAATCTTGAGGATATTCTGGATGCCCTTCAAAAGAAGTGGTACTGGGTAACTATTCCTTTCCTTTTTTTTACATTCCTGGGATTGTGGTTGTATTTGGTGCTTCCCAAGGAATATGAGAGTTCAACGCTTATATTTATAGAACCCCAGGAGATACCGTCGAATTATGTTGTTGCAACAGTAACTTCCGCGGTGGAAGAAAGGGTCAAGACACTTTCTCTCGAGGTGGTTTCCAGATCCAATCTTGAGCAGATAATCAATGAAATGAAACTCTACCCTAAAGAAAGGGCAAGAGGAGTGCCTATGGAGATCCTTGTCAATGCACTCCGAAAAAAGATAAATGTTAATGTAGCCAGCAGTGAAGGAGCAAGAGTATCCTCCTTTATAATAACTTTCAGCTGGTTTGATCCTGAAACAGCGGCAGATGTCACCAACAGGCTTGCATCTCTCATAATTGACAGCAATACGAAGATCAGGGCCTCAAAGGCATCGGAAACCACGGTCTTTCTGGAAAAGCAGCTTGAAGAATTGAAGGTGTCGCTCGAGGACTATGAGAAACAGCTTCAGGCATTCAAAAGCACCCACATGGGTCAATTGCCGGAACAGGTGCAGACCAATACAGCAACTCTTTTGAATCTGCAAAGCAATCTCGATACCATACAAAGGTCACTTACCGATGCAAGAAACAGGAAAATTAACCTTGAAGGCCAATTATCTCTGCTGGAAACTTCAAAGCCTGGTTCAACATCTTCTCAGAGGGACCAGAAAATAGCCGAGCTTAAAGAGAAACTTGAAGATCTCAAGAGCAATTATACAGCTGAACATCCTGAAATTATAAAACTTACGGATCAGATCAGGGAACTGGAATCAAAAAAAGAAGGCAGCTCATCCGAATTTTCAAACCCCAGAGCTACCGAATTAAGGATTCAGCTCAGGGCAACGAACAATGAGATTGCGGGTCTTGAGAGAGATGCAGGCAGGGTGAACGCCAAGATCAATCAGTATCAGGGAAGGCTTGAAAACGCACCGAAAATGGAGCAGGAACTGTCAATATTAATGAGGGATTATCAGATTACAAAGGATAATTATCAGAAACAGCTCGACAGACTTTTAGAAGCAAAACGTGCGGAAAATATGGAAAAACGGCAGCAGGGTGAACAGTTCAGGATACTTGATTTCGCCAAACCTTCTCAAAGCCCTACAAAGCCTGACCTGATTAAGATTATGCTGATATGTATTGCCATAGGTCTGGGTGCAGGGGCAGGAGTAATCCTTCTGATTGAAATGCAGGATTCTTCTATTAAAAGCATAAGTCAGCTCGAATCACTGGAAAACGGAATAACATGCATTTCTGCAATTCCTCTTTCTCTGACCGGAGAAGATAAAAAAATGCAGAAAAGAAAAACATTTGTTTTCATCGGTATAAACATTGCTCTGGTAATATTAGGCATTATTGCCGTGGCGGCTTCCTGGGTGCTTCATATTACAATCAATAAGCCGATGGGAATGTAG
- a CDS encoding AAA family ATPase, with protein MYTEFFGLKLKPFSIAPDPRFLYMSHTHKEALAHLVYGVKEKSGFVVITGEAGTGKTTLLNALLNGLPSDMPKVVIKNPNITQENIYYLIGEAIGIPEEIRNRNHIKEFEERLRQIGGAALIVDEAQGLSIAMLEEIRLLSNLETPERKLVHILLLGQQELNTVLKSPMLRQMKQRISVKFHLEPLNYEETKDYINHRLRVAGYEPKETPIFPLRSIKEIYSLTKGFPRLINTLCDNALLAGFIEDRKEISTSIIRKVFREIEASYGKEKIPLKKNRFVFALVAIALVILASASLFLKYVIPGYMPRETKNHIAAEDSSKKTVELEGDVLSQASGVPASAFETGEPFKRVIKVKPGTYLSAIASDYYGKSSPGIINAIKLANPRLNETDGVDKNVTVVLPPLETIKSQYYTVCIASYNTGAEARLVSDSMSAKGIASGVFQYIDEKKKRWFLVNTGVFQTKEEAEIKAGDLIGQGFLYSKPVKINLEG; from the coding sequence GTGTATACTGAATTTTTCGGACTAAAGCTCAAACCGTTCAGTATAGCTCCTGACCCTAGATTTCTCTACATGAGCCATACGCATAAAGAAGCCCTTGCTCATCTTGTGTATGGTGTTAAGGAAAAAAGCGGTTTTGTAGTTATTACAGGGGAAGCCGGCACAGGAAAAACAACCCTTTTGAATGCCCTGCTCAATGGATTGCCTTCTGATATGCCTAAGGTCGTTATCAAGAACCCCAACATAACACAGGAAAACATCTACTATCTTATTGGTGAGGCCATAGGGATACCCGAAGAAATAAGGAACAGGAATCATATCAAAGAATTCGAGGAAAGACTCAGGCAAATAGGCGGTGCGGCCCTGATAGTTGATGAGGCTCAGGGGCTTTCAATTGCCATGCTCGAAGAAATAAGGCTTCTTTCCAATCTTGAAACTCCTGAGAGGAAACTTGTACATATTCTTCTGCTCGGACAGCAGGAACTCAACACAGTACTGAAAAGCCCCATGCTGAGGCAGATGAAACAGAGGATAAGCGTCAAATTTCACCTGGAGCCTCTCAATTATGAGGAGACAAAAGATTATATAAACCATAGACTTAGGGTGGCGGGTTATGAACCTAAAGAGACACCTATTTTCCCTTTGAGATCGATAAAAGAGATATATTCACTGACAAAAGGGTTTCCGCGCCTGATTAACACTCTGTGCGACAATGCCCTGCTGGCAGGATTTATCGAAGACAGGAAAGAGATATCTACTTCAATTATAAGAAAAGTTTTCCGCGAGATTGAGGCAAGCTACGGAAAAGAAAAAATACCGCTGAAAAAAAACCGGTTTGTCTTCGCACTGGTCGCAATTGCATTGGTGATCCTGGCTTCTGCTTCCTTATTTCTGAAATATGTGATCCCGGGATACATGCCCCGTGAAACAAAAAATCATATAGCAGCTGAGGATTCCAGTAAGAAAACTGTAGAACTGGAAGGAGATGTGCTTTCTCAGGCTTCAGGTGTTCCAGCGTCAGCTTTTGAAACGGGTGAACCTTTTAAGAGAGTAATCAAAGTCAAACCCGGGACATATCTTTCAGCAATTGCATCGGATTACTATGGGAAATCTTCTCCCGGGATAATCAATGCAATCAAGCTTGCAAATCCGAGGTTGAATGAAACAGATGGAGTTGATAAAAATGTTACGGTTGTTCTTCCCCCGCTTGAAACCATAAAAAGCCAGTATTACACTGTCTGCATCGCCTCGTATAATACAGGTGCCGAAGCAAGGCTGGTTTCCGATTCAATGTCTGCCAAAGGGATAGCTTCCGGGGTATTCCAGTATATTGATGAGAAGAAAAAGAGATGGTTTCTTGTGAATACTGGTGTTTTCCAGACAAAAGAAGAGGCGGAAATCAAGGCGGGTGATCTTATCGGTCAGGGATTTTTATATTCTAAACCCGTAAAGATAAATCTGGAGGGATGA
- a CDS encoding double zinc ribbon domain-containing protein, which yields MLNRLIDSLFPPGCLLCSAMKDVEDGVCNNCRNQMNEVPDPVCDICGKPVGTSGVCLTCLDSPPGFEKIVTAFIFEGKTREAIHAFKYRGRTGLKKYFGKVIRQSLVKADIRPDVIACIPMHWTRLFVRGYNQSALIAGELAKLTGARAGFDVLVKIRNTKTQAGLDRKARHKNIKGSFLAKGVKGLNVLVVDDVITTGETAGAAALALKKAGADKVYIAGIGRTMPW from the coding sequence ATGCTGAACCGGTTAATTGACAGTCTTTTTCCTCCGGGATGCCTTTTATGCTCAGCTATGAAAGATGTTGAGGACGGGGTGTGCAATAACTGCAGGAATCAAATGAACGAAGTTCCTGATCCTGTGTGTGACATTTGCGGCAAGCCGGTAGGAACATCAGGGGTATGTCTCACGTGTCTTGACAGTCCCCCCGGTTTTGAAAAAATTGTAACAGCATTCATATTTGAAGGGAAAACAAGGGAAGCGATACATGCCTTCAAATACAGAGGCAGGACGGGCCTCAAGAAATATTTTGGAAAGGTAATCCGGCAATCGTTGGTTAAAGCCGATATCAGGCCCGATGTCATAGCTTGCATACCGATGCACTGGACAAGGCTCTTTGTTAGAGGTTATAACCAGTCTGCATTAATAGCCGGAGAATTGGCAAAGCTGACTGGAGCAAGAGCCGGGTTTGATGTTCTGGTGAAAATACGGAATACAAAAACCCAGGCTGGTCTGGATAGAAAAGCAAGACACAAAAATATTAAAGGCTCTTTTCTGGCAAAGGGCGTCAAAGGCCTCAATGTACTTGTCGTTGATGATGTCATCACTACAGGGGAGACAGCCGGGGCCGCAGCCCTGGCCCTGAAGAAAGCCGGTGCTGATAAAGTTTATATCGCAGGAATCGGGAGAACTATGCCATGGTAG
- a CDS encoding CpsD/CapB family tyrosine-protein kinase: MVDISKAFEKTGENLSPEPHEKKTGGEIEFKIEDKLDDHLYMYHMPYTYIAEQIRKIRTFIYHSPLWSDKKVFMVTSSLPSEGKSLISSNLAISIARGEDKNVILIECDLRRPSLYKLFGNRPAAGVADILQGRKTLDECLVKTPVERLEMLHATKEPPSNPSELLESRNMRHLFEEIKERFPQSYLIVDTPPVQATVDPKVISKYVDGIVFVVKYRYVRQMDYKASISAMPREKIVGTVLNAVDAMPATMYKYKKYNYHKYY; encoded by the coding sequence ATGGTTGACATATCCAAGGCCTTTGAAAAGACAGGTGAAAATTTATCTCCTGAACCCCATGAGAAAAAAACCGGCGGAGAGATTGAGTTTAAGATTGAAGATAAACTGGATGATCATCTGTACATGTATCATATGCCTTATACATATATTGCAGAGCAGATCCGCAAGATCAGAACATTCATTTATCACTCACCGTTATGGTCTGACAAAAAGGTGTTCATGGTAACCAGCTCTCTTCCCTCGGAAGGAAAATCCCTCATATCTTCAAACCTGGCAATTTCGATTGCCAGAGGAGAGGATAAGAATGTTATTCTCATTGAATGCGATTTGAGGAGGCCATCCTTATATAAGCTTTTCGGAAACAGGCCTGCCGCTGGTGTGGCCGACATTCTTCAGGGCAGGAAGACCCTTGATGAATGCCTTGTAAAAACGCCGGTTGAAAGGCTTGAAATGCTGCATGCGACAAAAGAACCGCCTTCAAATCCTTCTGAACTGCTGGAATCAAGAAACATGAGGCATCTGTTCGAAGAAATCAAAGAGAGATTTCCTCAGAGTTATCTCATTGTCGATACCCCCCCTGTGCAGGCAACTGTCGATCCGAAAGTCATATCCAAATATGTTGACGGCATAGTGTTTGTAGTAAAATACCGTTATGTAAGGCAGATGGATTACAAAGCATCAATATCGGCTATGCCAAGGGAAAAGATTGTCGGTACTGTATTGAATGCTGTTGATGCAATGCCGGCAACAATGTATAAATATAAGAAATATAATTATCACAAATACTATTGA